A window of Natronolimnobius sp. AArcel1 contains these coding sequences:
- a CDS encoding methyl-accepting chemotaxis protein, with product MSGIDRKASHLEAEYGAAVANLAIDRDAVDRASDLVGLHSDDQQRLESLESVFETAREETPAAYANTLRAQPAVSEALDQTETTEQALEADCRAYLDALESGAIDSDGLTARLQAQSAAPALFEAGPDAYLGSFGVIYEQLLEAIAADVTAEYEATETESSSAGSRLKRLTDGGAATASSVEAPVETAVETVADRTLAALRVTMVDQQVGLRAYEAAREDQLEAYEAELAEKEAEIEEYEAKLAEKDAAIEEYEAKIEDQDQARGDVESARDSIRRTLEAISDSAKQASAGTGQIESVATEQSESMSEIAREVSGLSATVEEIASNAEEVSATSEQAEDIAGDTTATAEEAIDKMEGVQEAAGEVTDDVEELRQGVQRIDEIVEVINNIADQTNLLALNASIEAATAGEAGDGFAVVADEVKSLAEESQEEAANIERMVDRIQDDTEETVDSLEAANEEIDDGVELVEETVDNLGRIEESIGEASTGIQEVAVATDDQAASTEEVASMTDSAMERTQQIASGADEIDAMTDRLRDLVDDADDELERLEHAEN from the coding sequence ATGTCCGGAATCGACAGGAAAGCGTCTCACCTGGAGGCTGAGTACGGTGCTGCCGTCGCGAACCTCGCCATCGACCGCGATGCCGTCGACCGCGCGAGCGACCTCGTCGGCCTCCACAGTGACGACCAGCAACGACTCGAGTCACTCGAGTCCGTCTTCGAGACCGCCCGCGAAGAAACCCCCGCGGCGTACGCGAACACGCTTCGCGCACAGCCCGCCGTCAGCGAGGCACTCGACCAAACCGAGACGACCGAACAGGCGCTCGAGGCAGACTGCCGTGCGTATCTCGACGCGCTCGAGAGTGGGGCCATCGATTCTGACGGCCTGACAGCCCGCCTGCAGGCACAGTCGGCCGCACCGGCGCTGTTCGAAGCGGGACCAGACGCCTACCTCGGCTCGTTCGGCGTCATCTACGAACAGCTCCTCGAGGCGATTGCAGCCGACGTGACGGCCGAATACGAGGCGACAGAGACGGAATCGTCCAGCGCCGGTTCGCGGCTCAAGCGCCTGACTGATGGCGGCGCTGCGACGGCCTCGAGCGTCGAGGCACCAGTCGAAACGGCCGTCGAGACGGTCGCAGACCGAACACTTGCAGCCCTGCGCGTGACGATGGTCGACCAGCAGGTTGGACTCCGCGCCTATGAGGCCGCACGCGAGGACCAACTCGAGGCGTACGAGGCTGAACTCGCCGAGAAAGAAGCGGAGATCGAGGAGTACGAAGCCAAACTCGCAGAGAAGGACGCGGCAATCGAAGAGTACGAAGCCAAAATCGAAGACCAGGACCAAGCGCGTGGCGACGTTGAATCCGCCCGCGACAGTATCCGGCGCACGCTCGAGGCGATCAGCGACTCGGCGAAGCAAGCCAGTGCAGGGACGGGACAGATCGAGTCGGTTGCGACCGAGCAGTCCGAGTCAATGAGCGAAATCGCCCGCGAAGTGTCGGGACTGTCGGCGACGGTCGAAGAGATCGCCTCGAACGCAGAGGAGGTCAGCGCGACCAGTGAGCAGGCCGAAGACATCGCTGGGGATACGACCGCGACCGCAGAGGAAGCGATCGACAAAATGGAAGGCGTCCAAGAAGCAGCGGGCGAGGTGACCGACGATGTCGAAGAGCTTCGACAGGGCGTCCAGCGGATCGACGAAATCGTCGAGGTCATCAACAACATCGCGGATCAGACGAACCTGCTCGCGCTCAACGCCTCGATCGAGGCCGCAACCGCGGGCGAGGCAGGCGACGGGTTCGCTGTCGTCGCGGACGAGGTCAAAAGTCTCGCCGAGGAGTCCCAGGAGGAAGCGGCAAACATCGAGCGGATGGTCGATCGCATTCAGGACGACACCGAAGAGACCGTCGACAGCCTCGAGGCGGCAAACGAGGAGATCGACGACGGCGTTGAACTGGTCGAAGAGACCGTCGACAACCTCGGGCGGATCGAAGAGTCGATCGGCGAGGCCAGCACGGGAATTCAGGAGGTCGCCGTTGCGACAGACGATCAGGCCGCAAGCACCGAAGAGGTCGCGAGCATGACCGACAGCGCGATGGAGCGCACCCAACAGATCGCAAGCGGGGCCGACGAAATCGACGCCATGACCGACCGACTGCGTGACCTCGTCGACGACGCCGACGACGAACTCGAGCGCCTCGAGCACGCGGAGAACTAA
- a CDS encoding chemotaxis protein CheW, translated as MSTSKHPHADEPEQAEPTEQPQSAHVLEFTLGENRYCVDIGYVAEIVNTEQLTAVPNTADHVEGVMDLRGETTKIVNLRTIFGERDEDEELGSRIIVFKRKRGSNERIGWLADEVYQVQEVRTDAVDTSVDGEGIAGVIRREDEFVFWIDPTSVRV; from the coding sequence ATGTCTACATCGAAGCACCCACACGCCGACGAACCGGAACAGGCTGAGCCGACCGAGCAACCACAGAGCGCACACGTCCTCGAGTTTACGCTGGGCGAGAACCGCTACTGTGTCGATATCGGCTACGTCGCCGAGATCGTCAACACGGAGCAGTTGACGGCGGTGCCAAACACAGCCGATCACGTCGAGGGCGTCATGGATCTGCGCGGCGAGACGACGAAGATCGTCAACCTGCGGACGATCTTCGGCGAGCGCGACGAAGACGAGGAACTCGGGAGCCGTATCATCGTCTTCAAGCGAAAGCGTGGCTCGAACGAGCGAATCGGCTGGCTCGCCGACGAAGTGTATCAGGTACAGGAAGTCCGAACTGACGCGGTCGACACCTCTGTCGACGGCGAGGGGATCGCAGGCGTCATCCGCCGCGAAGACGAGTTCGTCTTCTGGATCGATCCGACGAGCGTTCGCGTCTGA